A window of Etheostoma spectabile isolate EspeVRDwgs_2016 chromosome 18, UIUC_Espe_1.0, whole genome shotgun sequence contains these coding sequences:
- the mideasa gene encoding mitotic deacetylase associated SANT domain protein a isoform X4: MAYSDQPKNQQQLLHHMQQQQQQQQMHHNRQQQQQQQQQQQLQQHHLQLHQQQHLQHHQIQRHQMQQQQQQQQQQQLQQMQQQYHQQQLQERQQQIQQMQQQQQQQQQQQVQQQNVPQQETTQPQVQPNQQQTQNFVIFQPPKPGPADTASKEDVQSVVPQQEPEAQSSDASPVPHPCPEKVATNPAELSDAVLAAPRRSRRLSREGQSPLAPPSTNIWSQASKEPPPSHNGVAGTQAVKGGEVTTGGVIRRRRRASKEINLETLAQKASEMESLPAKMFKQEDGSSGRQATMLPLVIPVSVPVHSRQADPQGGWTPGRFSQGERPAGQSDRKPSVIVARRRSLRTSMTESFGQDGETDPEPDEDGKSKFKRRPRPEPLIIPPHKPSTFIPPSLYSSISSYQSNLRSPVRLPDNPLTLPPYTPPPILSPVREGSGLYFSTFLTNIAVSNQILPPPPAPKSATRSLLRSTSSEVTPPVLSLITDAAPASLEPRINIGQKYQAEIPDLQDQPFSQFDLHKADLVWVPMADSHLKHGDQESMEDLLNMACCSVLRGGGTNQELVLHCLHECGGDFLETLGRLMLQDPVFPKGHHLADYHYSGSDCWTAEEKCYFNKGISAYRKDFFMVQKLVQTKTVAQCVEFYYTYKKQVKIGRNGILTFGPPDSPGEKPTEVVVDIKSSQQTKMAQGERDGDVNKDVSYESSQRARVAQSLQAHDYAGTLPVMKEPHILNKEAQHPPVPHRPRAEPAAKKSRAPAKPPPDPDAVFPCKKCGRVFYKVKSRSAHMKSHAEQEKKAAALRQKEEEEQAVAEARARKVAAVAAAMVATNQGGNGLTEQAEFSSHEDSSEKEDEKDEDWH; the protein is encoded by the exons ATGGCGTACAGTGATCAGCCTAAAAATCAACAACAGCTACTACACCatatgcagcagcagcagcagcagcaacaaatgCACCACAATCgccagcagcaacaacaacaacaacaacaacagcagctgcagcagcatcaCCTTCAGTTGCATCAGCAGCAACATCTGCAGCATCACCAAATCCAACGGCATCAAatgcaacagcagcaacaacaacaacagcaacaacagctgCAGCAAATGCAGCAACAGTATCACCAGCAACAGTTACAGGAGCGACAGCAACAAATTCAGCAaatgcagcaacaacaacaacaacaacaacaacagcaagtGCAACAACAAAATGTGCCACAGCAAGAAACAACACAACCTCAGGTGCAACCAAACCAGCAACAAACCCAGaactttgtgatttttcagcCTCCTAAGCCTGGTCCAGCTGACACAGCTTCTAAAGAGGATGTCCAGTCAGTGGTGCCGCAGCAAGAACCAGAGGCCCAGAGCAGTGATGCATCACCCGTACCTCATCCATGCCCCGAAAAGGTAGCCACAAACCCTGCAGAGCTTTCAGATGCAGTGCTGGCTGCCCCTCGGCGTTCACGTCGCCTTTCCAGGGAGGGACAGTCCCCACTGGCACCCCCTTCAACAAACATTTGGTCTCAAGCATCCAAAGAGCCTCCACCATCCCATAACGGAGTAGCGGGcactcaggctgttaaaggaggGGAAGTGACAACAGGAGGGGTCATCCGTAGGAGAAGGAGAGCATCTAAGGAGATCAACTTGGAAACTCTGGCCCAGAAGGCTTCAGAAATGGAGTCCTTGCCTGCTAAAATGTTCaag CAGGAAGATGGTTCTTCAGGCAGACAGGCCACTATGCTACCTCTGGTTATCCCTGTATCAGTGCCAGTGCACAGTAGACAAGCAGATCCTCAGGGTGGCTGGACTCCGGGACGATTTAGCCAGGGTGAGAGGCCTGCCGGACAGTCCGATCGCAAACCTTCGGTCATTGTGGCTCGTCGGCGATCACTCAGAACCTCCATGACCGAGAGTTTTGGCCAG GATGGGGAAACCGACCCAGAGCCGGACGAGGATGGAAAATCCAAATTTAAGCGCCGACCTCGTCCTGAGCCTCTCATCATCCCTCCGCACAAACCATCCAccttcatccctccatccctctacTCCAGCATCTCTTCCTACCAGAGCAACCTGCGCTCTCCGGTCCGCCTGCCGGACAACCCCCTCACGCTGCCCCCGTACACGCCTCCACCCATCCTGTCTCCTGTGCGCGAGGGCTCAGGACTCTACTTCTCCACCTTCCTGACCAACATCGCCGTAAGCAACCAAATCCTGCCGCCGCCACCTGCGCCCAAATCTGCGACGCGCAGTCTGTTGCGCTCCA caagtTCAGAAGTCACACCTCCTGTTCTGTCCTTGATCACTGATGCAGCACCTGCTAGCCTTGAACC acGTATCAACATCGGGCAAAAATACCAGGCAGAAATTCCCGACTTGCAGGATCAACCTTTCTCCCAGTTTGACCTGCACAAGGCTGACTTGGTTTGGGTCCCTATGGCTGACTCCCACCTCAAACACGGTGACCAAGAGAGCA tggaGGATTTGCTGAACATGGCTTGTTGCAGTGTGCTCAGGGGCGGAGGAACCAACCAGGAGCTGGTTTTACACTGTTTACATGAATGCGGAGGGGATTTCCTT GAAACATTGGGACGTTTGATGCTTCAGGACCCAGTTTTCCCCAAGGGTCATCACCTGGCAGATTATCACTACTCAG GCTCTGACTGCTGGACTGCAGAAGAGAAGTGCTACTTCAATAAGGGGATCTCTGCCTACAGGAAGGACTTCTTCATGGTGCAGAAATTG GTGCAGACCAAAACTGTGGCTCAGTGTGTGGAGTTCTACTACACATATAAGAAACAGGTGAAGATTGGACGCAACGGGATTTTAACCTTTGGCCCGCCAGATTCACCAGGGGAGAAGCCCACAGAGGTTGTGGTGGACATTAAG AGTTCACAGCAGACAAAAATGGCTcaaggagagagggatggagatgTAAACAAGGATGTTTCTTACGAGAGCAGCCAGCGGGCAAGGGTTGCTCAGTCACTACAGGCTCATGACTAT GCAGGGACGTTGCCGGTGATGAAAGAGCCACACATTTTGAATAAGGAGGCTCAACACCCGCCAGTACCTCACAGGCCTCGGGCTGAGCCTGCAGCAAAGAAGAGCAGAGCTCCAGCGAAGCCCCCACCGGATCCTGATGCAGTATTTCCGTGCAAGAAATGTGGCAG GGTGTTTTATAAAGTGAAGAGTCGAAGTGCCCACATGAAGAGTCATGCGGAGCAGGAGAAGAAGGCTGCAGCGCTGCgtcagaaggaggaggaggagcaggccGTAGCTGAAGCTCGGGCCAGGAAGGTAGCAGCAGTGGCGGCGGCGATGGTGGCGACTAATCAGGGAGGAAACGGATTGACAGAGCAGGCAGAGTTCAGCAGCCATGAAGACTCATCTGAGAAAGAGGATGAAAAAGATGAAGACTGGCACTga